In Silene latifolia isolate original U9 population chromosome X, ASM4854445v1, whole genome shotgun sequence, the following proteins share a genomic window:
- the LOC141618061 gene encoding uncharacterized protein LOC141618061 gives MKRKYMMLSLLISGPKQPGNDIDVYLAPLIDDLKKLWDEGVTAFDAHAYENFTLRAMLFCTINDFPAYGNLSGYKVNGKKPCPICEDYMKSTYLTHSRKYVYLDYRRFLKRFHPYLKKKLPFNGKVEEEVTRKPLSEKEVYERVKDVQTVYGKFVKPKESESLWKKKSIFWKLPYWQDLPVRHCLDMMHIEKNVCDALLGTLLNFTGKSKDGLKVRKDLMEMKIRTNLWPVEKNIQTKGKSPSFYLPPACYTLSKVEKRLFCECLYGIKVPTGYSYNIKRLASKTDFKLGAMKSHDSHVMMQLFLPIATRGILPKHVRKAITKLCSFFNIICSKVVDPEMLDALQVDVTETLCQFEMYFPPSFFDIMIHLILHLVHDIKLCGPVFLRWAYPFERHMATLQDKVRNLARPEASIIQGTVSEEVIEFCSEFVSKLHPIGLPRCKDDGRFEGKGLVGAKVISPPSDLINKAHLYILQHSDELAYGPREGVTTYEGFTINGYTFYTERQDRKSLSVQNSGITIVASSREFSSSKDKCPIDATQSYYGVIQDIWELDYCDFKVPLYRCKWIDNNRLGVHIDEFGFTQVDMNRLRDTNEPFIFASQAKQVFYILDPSDHRWSLVIHGKRRTLGVWDVLDEDENDDFEDIPPFSNPINNVNDIGDLGTIYMRSDHKEGISAAAHLPIMTDMDDPVDIADDDYDDMEDKDISDDASYDDDLEDDIDEMEDTAALEEDRRFDEYEIMADVAL, from the exons ATGAAGCGCAAGTACATGATGTTGTCACTTCTAATATCAGGGCCTAAACAGCCGGGAAACGACATAGATGTGTACCTTGCGCCACTCATTGATGATCTTAAGAAGTTGTGGGATGAAGGTGTAACAGCGTTCGATGCGCATGCTTATGAGAACTTCACGTTGCGTGCAATGCTCTTTTGTACCATCAATGACTTTCCGGCTTATGGTAATTTGTCGGGTTATAAAGTTAACGGAAAAAAGCCCTGCCCTATATGTGAGGATTACATGAAGTCAACATATTTGACACATTCTAGAAAATATGTCTACTTGGATTATCGGAGGTTCCTGAAACGTTTTCACCCTTATCTTAAGAAGAAATTACCATTCAATGGAAAAGTTGAGGAAGAAGTAACTCGCAAACCTTTAAGTGAAAAAGAGGTTTATGAGCGGGTCAAAGATGTTCAAACGGTTTATGGTAAGTTCGTGAAGCCAAAAGAGTCTGAAAGTCTTTGGAAGAAGAAGTCTATATTTTggaaacttccatattggcaagACTTACCGGTACGACATTGTCTTGATATGATGCACATTGAGAAGAATGTGTGTGATGCGCTTTTGGGGACATTACTCAACTTTACTGGGAAGTCAAAAGATGGCTTGAAGGTGCGCAAGGACTTGATGGAAATGAAGATTCGAACAAATTTATGGCCAGTTGAGAAGAATATtcaaacaaagggaaaaagtCCATCCTTTTATCTTCCACCAGCTTGTTATACCCTATCTAAAGTAGAAAAGCGATTATTTTGTGAGTGCTTATATGGGATAAAGGTTCCTACAGGGTACTCGTATAATATAAAAAGGCTTGCATCCAAGACTGATTTTAAGTTAGGGGCCATGAAATCCCATGATTCTCATGTCATGATGCAATTGTTTTTACCCATCGCAACTCGTGGAATATTGCCGAAACATGTGAGGAAGGCCATTACTAAACTTTGTTCATTTTTTAATATAATATGTAGTAAGGTGGTTGACCCGGAGATGCTAGATGCACTACAAGTTGATGTTACTGAAACACTTTGCCAATTTGAGATGTATTTTCCACCAtctttttttgacattatgatcCATTTAATTTTACATCTTGTCCATGACATCAAGTTGTGTGGTCCAGTATTCTTGAGATGGGCATATCCTTTTGAAAGACACATGGCTACTTTGCAAGATAAGGTTAGAAATCTTGCTCGACCAGAAGCTAGCATCATTCAAGGCACTGTCAGTGAGGAGGTAATTGAGTTTTGTAGTGAGTTTGTGAGCAAACTTCATCCTATTGGTCTTCCGAGATGTAAAGATGATGGAAGATTTGAAGGTAAAGGTCTTGTTGGCGCCAAAGTGATCTCACCTCCATCAGATCTAATAAATAAGGCACACCTGTACATATTGCAGCACAGTGATGAG CTTGCATATGGTCCTAGAGAGGGTGTTACCACTTACGAAGGGTTTACTATAAATGGATACACTTTCTATACTGAGCGGCAAGATAGAAAGTCATTATCAGTGCAAAATAGTGGCATAACCATTGTTGCATCATCAAGGGAATTTTCTAGTTCAAAAGACAAATGTCCTATCGATGCAACACAATCATACTATGGCGTCATTCAAGATATATGGGAACTAGACTATTGTGATTTTAAGGTTCCCCTTTATAGGTGCAAGTGGATTGACAACAATCGACTTGGTGTTCATATAGATGAATTTGGATTTACTCAAGTAGATATGAATCGTTTGCGGGATACTAATGAACCATTCATATTTGCATCACAAGCTAAACAAGTCTTTTACATTCTTGATCCTTCTGACCACCGTTGGTCTCTTGTGATTCATGGAAAAAGACGAACTCTTGGCGTTTGGGATGTTCTTGATGAAGATGAAAATGATGATTTTGAGGATATTCCACCTTTCTCAAATCCTATAAACAATGTGAATGATATTGGAGATCTTGGCACAATCTATATGCGTTCTGATCATAAAGAAGGAATTAGC GCTGCTGCCCATCTGCCAATCATGACTGATATGGATGATCCTGTGGACATTGCTGATGACGATTACGATGATATGGAAGATAAGGATATAAGTGATGATGCCTCTTATGATGATGACCTTGAGGATGACATTGATGAGATGGAAGATACCGCTGCGTTGGAGGAAGACCGTAGATTTGATGAGTATGAGATCATGGCTGATGTAGCTCTTTGA